TGGGAGAAAATTGACCCTGGTGAGTAAACTTGCATGAGCAAAATCAGTCCCAGCATAACCGGACTGACTAAGATTAGCAACACTAAAGCCGCAATCCCATCAATTACTCGCTGCAACTTTCTACTCAAAGAATTACCTTTTTTTAATCGCTGATTTCCAGAGGGTAAGCGAAGAAATATTGGTTTATTAGCTTGTTCGCAAGCTTCAGCCCAAAACTTCACCCAAGTCTCACCCAGCTTGGAATCTATGCTCACCAATTTAATTGGAGAATGTTTTAAGCACTCTACTAGCAATTCTTCGTTATATAGAGAAGGTAAATATGGTTGTTTGATGTGTTTAGGAGACTTTACCAACAGCTGACCCCGTCGCCACAAAAGCGTACAGTATGGAGAGCGATCGCTTTGGTGTGGCTCAGGTAGGACGTAGTGATTCTGTAGAGTTGGAATAATGGAAATAGTCATAGGTCTTGAAATGTGTAGAGAAGTAGATTCTTGACCTGATGCCAAAAGCGTGAATCTGAATTGACAAACTACTGAGGCGATGACTGCGGCGGGCTACACCTACGCACTCTTTAGATTATTACTAACGAGGTTGGCAGCTAGAGGCGATCGCAATTATGTAGAAAAACTCACTCTGTTTATTCTCTATTGATTTCCGCCTGATTTACGAGTTGATAAATCTATCAAAATCAGTTCACGCTTATGTTTTGGCTTTTATGAAGGGGCTTCGTTATCTAGAATATAAGACATTTGAGGAATAAATCTTGGCCAGAGAATTTCTTTATTTACTCTTTAAGGAGAATTTGCTTTTTTCAGAGAATTATTAAGTTATTGTGAATTCACGCTTGGACTCGCCATAGAATTCTGCTGTGTTATCCCGCCCAGCAATAATACCAATTCTCCAAAATAAGGCTACACATAAGCAGCAGGGAGAGAATTATCTGTAGTTAGAATTTAGAGAAATGGTATAAATTGCGGGTTAATAGCTCAGTGACTTTAAAAATTAGCCCAGAACTGATGTTCTGGGCTGGATAAAAGAAAGTCAGCGCAATAAAAATCTGCGTAATGACAAAGCAGGTTGTTCTATTTTTCTAGAGCTTGTTGCAATGCAAACCTTTGTGGCTTGGCATAGGGTACATAGGTGCTGTGAGAGTTTGATACTCCATTTGCAACCACCCCAATCAGGTTTAACTTGCTCAACATGGCTGTAGCTTGAGCCATTTGGCTGCGAGTTACCCTACCAATGCTTGCTACCATAACTACACTACGGCAAGATGAGGCTGTTAACATGGCATCTACCAAACCCAAAACTGGAGAACCATCTACCAGTATTAGATCGTAATTCTCCTCAAATGTTGCCATCAATTCTGTCATCCGGGGAGAACTCAAGAGATTAGCCGCATCAGTAGGTATTGGCCCTGCGGTCAAAATATCGATGTAGGAAGAGCCTGCATATTGAATACTAACTTGATTTGGCAGGGCGGCTTCACTTGTTAGTAAAGTAGAAAGTCCCTGATCGTTAGGAAGATTCAGCTGATTGTGCAGACTAGGATCGCGTAAATTGGCATCAATTAGTAGTACTTTTTTGTGTAAGCGAGCAGCACTCATTGCTAAACCTAACGCCAAAGCTGACTTACCTTCGTCGGGTAAAGCCGAGGTGATCATCAAAGATTTCAAATTGGCGACAGTATTGAGCAGCTCGATATTTTTATAAATCAGATCTAGCGATTCCCAACGTAGAGGGGATTGCAGTACTTCAACTGTCCAAGGTGCGAGAACTTCTGGCTTCCCAAAAGGTAATTTGATTGTGGATTCTCTGGGTTTAGTAGTCGGTAATTTAGGTGTTACTCCCAACACAGGTAGAGCAACGTGCTTCTCTAATTCTGCGGTGGTATGAACAGCATCATCAGATGCTTCGCGCATAAACGCAGCAATACCTCCC
The genomic region above belongs to Calothrix sp. NIES-2098 and contains:
- a CDS encoding sugar transferase produces the protein MTISIIPTLQNHYVLPEPHQSDRSPYCTLLWRRGQLLVKSPKHIKQPYLPSLYNEELLVECLKHSPIKLVSIDSKLGETWVKFWAEACEQANKPIFLRLPSGNQRLKKGNSLSRKLQRVIDGIAALVLLILVSPVMLGLILLMQVYSPGSIFSHDWQVGECGRLFRAIKFCTNEGHNITPLGRWMRQYNLQNLPQLFNVVQGDRGLIGSRCWTLEDAVRLSLEAQKELNQLPNAWEINPEINLLNLDGQTL